One Gavia stellata isolate bGavSte3 chromosome 34, bGavSte3.hap2, whole genome shotgun sequence DNA window includes the following coding sequences:
- the LOC132320174 gene encoding olfactory receptor 14A16-like, which translates to MRDQKSNGSSMTEFLLLVFADTRELQLLHFWLFLGIYLAALLGNGLIITTIACDHHLHTPMYFFLLNLSLLDLGFISTTLPKSMANSLWDTRAISYGGCAAQVFLFLFFLSSEYFLLTVMAYDRYVAICKPLHYGTLLGSSACVHMAAAAWGSGFLYALLHTANTFSLPLCQGNALDQFFCEIPQILRLSCSDTYLREVGLIVVSTFLFLVCFVFIVLSYVQIFRAVLRIPSEQGRHKAFSVCLPHLSVVSLYLSTSIFAYLKPPSISSSSLDVVFAVLYSVVPPAVNPLIYSMRNQELKDALRRLTLLFILLLIIYTATVFGNILIVVLVMADQHLHTPMYFFLGNLSCLETCYSSTILPRLLASFLTGDKTISAPGCMAQFHFFSSFAGSECYLLAAMSYDRYLAIGQPLLYASLVTWKRIQNLKQQLTETRALGSLVDGH; encoded by the exons ATGAGGGACCAAAAGTCCAATGGAAGCTCCATGActgagttcctcctcctggtaTTTGCAGAcacacgggagctgcagctcttgcacttctggctcttcctgggcatctacctggctgccctcctgggcaatggcctcatcatcaccaccatcgcctgcgaccaccacctccacacccccatgtacttcttcctcctcaacctctccctccttgacctgggtttcatctccaccactctcccaaagtccatggccaattccctgtgggacaccagggccataTCCTATGGGGGATGTGCTGCAcaggtctttctgtttctcttttttctatcatcagaatattttcttctcactgtcatggcctatgaccgctacgttgccatctgcaaacccctgcactatgggaccctcctgggcagcagtgcttgtgtccacatggcagcagctgcctggggcagtgggtttctctatgctctgctgcacacggccaataccttttcactaccactctgccaaggcaacgccctggaccagttcttttgtgaaatcccccagatcctcaggctctcctgctcagacacctacctcagggaagttgggcttatTGTGGTTAGTACATTTCtatttttggtgtgttttgttttcattgtgctgtcctatgtgcagatcttcagggccgtgctgaggatcccctctgagcagggacggcacaaagccttttccgtctgcctccctcacctgtCTGTTGTCTCCCTCTATCTCAGTACTAGCAtatttgcctacctgaagcccccaTCCATCTCCTCCTCATCCCTGGATGTGGTGTTTGCTGTTttgtactcggtggtgcctccagctgtgaaccccctcatctacagcatgaggaaccaggagctcaaggatgccctgaGGAGACTG ACACTGCTCTTCATCCTCTTGCTCATCATCTACACTGCGACTGTCTTTGGGAACATCCTCATTGTTGTGCTGGTGATGGCAGATCAGCACCtgcacacccccatgtacttcttcctgggCAATCTCTCCTGCTTGGAGACCTGCTACAGCTCCACCATCCTGCCCCGGCTGCTGGCCAGCTTCCTGACTGGGGACAAGACCATCTCTGCTCCCGGCTGCATGGCTCAGTTCCACTTCTTTTCTAGTTTTGCTGGTAGTGAGTGTTACCTGCTGGCGGCCATGTCCTATGATCGGTACTTGGCCATAGGCCAGCCTCTGCTCTATGCAAGCCTCGTGACCTGGAAG CGAATCCAGAATCTCAAGCAGCAGCTAACAGAGACCAGAGCTCTTGGGTCACTGGTAGATGGGCACTGA